A genome region from Calditerricola satsumensis includes the following:
- a CDS encoding glutamate decarboxylase yields MWTVIYIAPSEKAAERIKQRLEEEGFLVKIRPSGVSKQYEVLVPGSEVREVQEVLSAILHE; encoded by the coding sequence ATGTGGACCGTGATCTATATTGCGCCCAGCGAAAAGGCGGCCGAGCGGATCAAACAGCGGCTTGAAGAAGAGGGGTTTCTGGTGAAGATTCGCCCCAGCGGGGTGTCGAAGCAATACGAAGTGCTCGTTCCCGGTTCCGAAGTGCGGGAAGTCCAAGAGGTGCTCAGCGCCATTCTTCATGAATGA
- the accD gene encoding acetyl-CoA carboxylase, carboxyltransferase subunit beta translates to MFKDWFGKRKRYATLPGVQPARREDAADAAAREERREIPEGLLIKCDRCGTITYVKELDKNLKVCRGCDYHFALSAPERIRITLDEGSFVEYDADLVSEDPLGFPGYPDKLAKSQAQSGLREAVVTGEGTIDGFGVVIGVMDSRFIMGSMGSVVGEKITRAIERATEKRLPLLLFSASGGARMQEGVLSLMQMAKTSAALARFHREGLLFISVLTNPTTGGVSASFASLGDINIAEPGALIGFAGRRIIEQTIRQKLPDDFQTAEFLLKHGQLDLVVHRKEMRATLAKLLDLHQVRRVGS, encoded by the coding sequence GTGTTCAAGGACTGGTTTGGGAAACGGAAGCGGTACGCCACGCTGCCCGGCGTGCAGCCTGCGCGCCGGGAAGACGCGGCCGACGCGGCGGCGCGCGAGGAGCGGCGGGAGATTCCCGAGGGCTTGCTCATCAAGTGCGACCGCTGCGGCACGATCACGTACGTCAAGGAGCTGGACAAAAACCTGAAGGTCTGCCGGGGATGCGATTACCACTTTGCCCTGTCCGCGCCGGAGCGGATTCGCATCACGCTCGACGAGGGGTCGTTTGTCGAGTACGATGCCGACCTGGTATCGGAAGACCCCCTCGGCTTTCCCGGCTACCCCGACAAGCTGGCCAAGTCCCAAGCCCAGTCGGGCCTGCGCGAAGCGGTGGTGACCGGTGAAGGGACGATCGACGGCTTTGGCGTCGTCATCGGCGTGATGGACAGCCGCTTCATCATGGGCAGCATGGGATCGGTCGTCGGGGAAAAGATCACCCGCGCCATCGAGCGGGCCACGGAAAAGCGCCTTCCGCTCCTCCTCTTTTCCGCCTCGGGCGGGGCGCGCATGCAGGAGGGCGTGCTCAGCCTGATGCAGATGGCCAAGACGTCGGCGGCCCTGGCCCGTTTTCACCGCGAGGGGCTGCTCTTTATCAGCGTCCTGACCAACCCGACGACCGGCGGGGTGTCGGCCAGCTTCGCCTCCCTCGGCGACATCAACATCGCCGAGCCCGGCGCGCTCATCGGCTTTGCGGGGCGGCGCATCATCGAGCAGACCATTCGGCAGAAGTTGCCCGACGACTTCCAGACTGCGGAGTTTCTGCTCAAGCACGGCCAGCTCGACCTCGTCGTGCACCGCAAGGAGATGCGCGCCACGCTGGCCAAGCTGCTCGATCTTCACCAGGTGAGGAGGGTCGGCTCGTGA
- a CDS encoding acetyl-CoA carboxylase carboxyltransferase subunit alpha, with translation MSGELPFEQPLVELSRKIAELRAFSEEKGLDLSQEVARLEEKLRELEQEIYGNLTPWQKVQIARHPARPTTLDFIERLIDDFVELHGDRVFGDDPAIVGGIGKFRGIPITVVGHQKGKDTKENIARNFGMPHPEGYRKALRLMQQADKFGRPILCLINTPGAYPGMAAEERGQSEAIARNLREMAALRVPIVCVVTGEGGSGGALALGVGNRLYMLENSFYSVISPEGAAALLWKDASQAQRAAETMRITAQDLLDMGVIDGIIPEPMGGAHRDVDWTAQRLGETIAAALDELMRLSPEELIEDRYEKYRRMGAFTSLVKMADD, from the coding sequence GTGAGCGGGGAACTGCCCTTTGAACAGCCGCTCGTGGAGCTTAGCCGAAAGATTGCCGAGCTGCGCGCCTTTTCAGAGGAAAAGGGCCTTGATCTGTCCCAGGAGGTTGCCCGCCTGGAGGAGAAGCTGCGCGAGCTGGAGCAGGAGATTTACGGCAATCTGACCCCGTGGCAGAAGGTACAGATCGCCCGCCATCCGGCCCGGCCCACCACGCTGGATTTCATCGAGCGGCTGATCGACGACTTTGTGGAACTGCACGGGGACCGCGTCTTTGGCGACGATCCAGCCATTGTGGGCGGCATCGGCAAGTTCCGCGGCATCCCGATCACCGTCGTCGGGCACCAGAAGGGCAAGGACACGAAGGAAAACATTGCCCGCAACTTCGGCATGCCCCACCCCGAGGGCTACCGCAAAGCGTTGCGCCTCATGCAGCAGGCCGACAAGTTTGGACGCCCGATCCTGTGCCTGATCAACACCCCGGGGGCCTATCCGGGGATGGCCGCCGAGGAGCGCGGGCAGAGCGAGGCCATTGCCCGCAACCTGCGCGAGATGGCCGCCCTCCGCGTGCCGATCGTCTGCGTGGTGACGGGCGAGGGCGGAAGCGGCGGCGCGCTGGCCCTCGGCGTGGGCAACCGGCTGTACATGCTGGAAAACAGCTTCTACTCCGTCATCTCGCCGGAAGGGGCGGCCGCGCTCTTGTGGAAGGACGCCTCCCAGGCGCAGCGGGCCGCGGAGACGATGCGCATCACCGCCCAGGACCTGCTGGACATGGGGGTGATCGACGGGATCATCCCCGAACCGATGGGCGGGGCGCACAGGGACGTCGACTGGACGGCCCAGCGCCTTGGCGAGACGATCGCGGCGGCCCTCGACGAACTGATGCGCCTCAGCCCTGAGGAGCTGATCGAAGACCGGTACGAAAAATATCGGCGGATGGGCGCCTTCACCTCCCTGGTCAAGATGGCCGACGACTAG
- the pfkA gene encoding 6-phosphofructokinase: MKRIAVLTSGGDAPGMNAAIRAVVRKALYHNVEVFGVYHGFRGLIEGDIRPMDVGSVGDIIHRGGTILYSARCEEFKTPEGQEKAVAQLRARGIEGLVVIGGDGSFRGALKLHERGIRTIGVPGTIDNDIPGTDFTIGFDTAVNTVIQAIDKIRDTATSHERTYVVEVMGRHAGDIALWAGLADGAESILIPEEPYNLDDIVERLQRGHQRGKKHSIILVAEGVGSGVDIAREIAARTGFETRVTVLGHIQRGGSPTAFDRVLASRMGALAVDLLLEGKSGRMVAIQNNRIVDVAIDEAFAQPHAVDLSMYHLARILSI, from the coding sequence GTGAAGCGCATCGCCGTTCTGACGAGCGGCGGCGACGCCCCGGGCATGAACGCGGCGATCCGGGCCGTCGTGCGCAAGGCGCTGTACCACAACGTGGAGGTGTTCGGCGTCTACCACGGCTTCCGCGGACTGATCGAGGGGGACATCCGCCCGATGGACGTGGGCAGCGTCGGCGACATCATCCACCGCGGCGGAACGATTCTCTACAGCGCGCGCTGCGAGGAGTTCAAGACGCCGGAGGGGCAGGAGAAGGCGGTGGCGCAGCTGCGCGCACGCGGCATCGAGGGGCTGGTCGTCATCGGCGGCGACGGCTCCTTCCGCGGCGCCTTGAAGCTGCACGAGCGCGGCATCCGCACCATCGGCGTTCCCGGCACCATCGACAACGACATCCCCGGCACCGATTTCACCATCGGCTTCGACACGGCGGTCAACACCGTCATCCAGGCCATCGACAAGATCCGCGACACGGCCACCTCCCACGAGCGGACCTACGTCGTCGAGGTGATGGGGCGCCACGCCGGCGACATCGCCCTGTGGGCGGGGCTGGCCGACGGCGCCGAATCGATTCTCATCCCCGAGGAACCCTATAACCTGGATGACATCGTCGAGCGGCTCCAGCGCGGCCACCAGCGCGGGAAAAAGCACAGCATCATCCTCGTCGCCGAGGGTGTGGGCAGCGGGGTGGACATCGCCCGCGAAATCGCCGCCCGCACCGGCTTTGAGACGCGCGTCACCGTGCTGGGGCACATCCAGCGCGGCGGCTCGCCGACGGCCTTTGACCGCGTCCTGGCCAGCCGCATGGGGGCCTTGGCCGTCGACCTGCTGCTGGAAGGAAAGTCGGGGCGCATGGTGGCCATCCAAAACAACCGCATCGTCGACGTGGCCATTGACGAGGCCTTCGCACAGCCGCACGCCGTTGACCTGTCCATGTACCACTTGGCGCGGATTCTGTCGATCTGA
- the pyk gene encoding pyruvate kinase: MIRKTKIVCTIGPASEDVATLKRLIQAGMNVARLNFSHGTHEEHARRIANIRQAAAELGATVAILLDTKGPEIRTGVLKDEPVTLREGDLLTLTTENIPGDATRVSITYDGLPRDVKPGDTILIDDGLIALTVLETTETEIRCRVENGGELRSRKGVNVPGVRVNLPGITEKDAEDIRFGIAQGVDFIAASFVRKAADVLEIREILEAHGADIKIIAKIENREGVANVDEILEVADGLMVARGDLGVEIPAEEVPLVQKELIAKCNRAGKVVITATQMLESMQRNPRPTRAEASDVANAIFDGTDAVMLSGETAAGKYPVEAVETMARIALRTEQALPYAEWVAKQKAAQGQTITETIGQAVAGASVALNAAAIIAPTESGYTARVIAKYRPKAPIVAVTPHERVQRQLTLVWGVIPLIGQTATTTDEMLEESVACAVASGVVRHGDLVIITGGVPVREAGTTNLMKIHVVGDIVAKGQGVGRKAVTGKVVVARTAEEALAKMVDGAILVTVATDRDIMPAVERAAALITEEGGLTSHAAVVGLSLGIPVVVGVKGATERLKDGMVVTVDPERGHIYSGYAKVL, from the coding sequence GTGATTCGCAAAACGAAGATCGTCTGCACCATTGGCCCGGCCAGCGAGGACGTGGCCACGCTCAAGCGCCTCATCCAGGCGGGGATGAACGTGGCCCGGCTCAATTTCTCCCACGGCACCCACGAGGAGCACGCGCGTCGGATTGCGAACATCCGCCAGGCGGCGGCCGAGCTGGGCGCGACGGTGGCCATCCTCCTCGACACGAAGGGCCCGGAGATCCGCACCGGGGTGCTGAAGGACGAGCCGGTGACGCTGCGCGAGGGGGACCTCCTCACCCTGACCACCGAGAACATTCCCGGCGATGCCACGCGGGTGTCGATCACCTACGACGGGCTGCCCCGCGACGTGAAACCGGGCGACACCATCCTTATCGACGACGGCCTGATTGCCCTTACCGTGCTGGAGACCACGGAGACGGAGATCCGCTGCCGGGTGGAAAACGGCGGGGAGCTGAGGTCGCGCAAGGGTGTCAATGTGCCCGGCGTGCGGGTGAACCTGCCGGGCATCACCGAGAAGGACGCCGAGGACATCCGCTTCGGCATCGCTCAGGGCGTCGATTTCATCGCCGCCTCCTTCGTGCGCAAGGCGGCCGACGTGCTGGAGATTCGCGAGATTCTGGAAGCGCACGGTGCCGACATCAAGATCATCGCCAAGATCGAAAACCGCGAGGGCGTGGCCAACGTCGACGAGATCCTCGAGGTGGCCGACGGCCTGATGGTGGCCCGCGGCGACCTGGGCGTGGAGATTCCGGCCGAGGAAGTGCCGCTCGTGCAGAAGGAGCTGATCGCCAAGTGCAACCGCGCCGGAAAGGTGGTCATCACGGCGACGCAGATGCTCGAATCCATGCAGCGCAATCCGCGGCCGACGCGGGCCGAGGCCAGCGACGTGGCCAACGCCATCTTTGACGGCACCGACGCGGTGATGCTCTCCGGCGAGACGGCGGCCGGCAAGTACCCCGTCGAGGCCGTGGAAACGATGGCCCGCATCGCCTTGCGCACCGAGCAGGCCCTGCCCTATGCCGAGTGGGTGGCCAAGCAGAAGGCGGCCCAGGGCCAGACGATCACCGAGACGATCGGCCAGGCGGTGGCGGGTGCCTCGGTGGCCCTCAACGCGGCGGCGATCATCGCCCCGACGGAGAGCGGGTATACGGCACGGGTGATCGCCAAGTACCGCCCCAAAGCGCCCATTGTCGCCGTCACGCCGCACGAGCGGGTGCAGCGACAGCTCACCCTGGTGTGGGGCGTCATCCCCCTCATCGGCCAGACGGCAACCACCACCGACGAGATGCTGGAGGAGTCGGTGGCGTGCGCCGTGGCCTCCGGCGTGGTGCGCCACGGCGACCTCGTCATCATTACCGGCGGCGTGCCGGTGCGCGAGGCGGGGACGACCAACCTGATGAAGATCCACGTCGTCGGCGACATTGTGGCCAAGGGCCAGGGCGTCGGCCGCAAAGCGGTGACGGGCAAGGTGGTGGTCGCGCGGACGGCCGAGGAGGCGCTGGCCAAGATGGTCGACGGGGCCATCCTCGTCACGGTGGCCACCGATCGGGACATCATGCCGGCCGTGGAGCGGGCGGCGGCCCTCATCACCGAGGAAGGGGGCCTCACCTCCCACGCCGCGGTGGTGGGCCTGTCCCTCGGCATTCCCGTCGTTGTCGGCGTGAAGGGGGCGACGGAGCGGCTGAAGGACGGCATGGTCGTGACGGTCGATCCCGAGCGCGGGCACATCTATTCCGGATACGCCAAGGTGCTGTGA
- a CDS encoding acyl-CoA thioesterase codes for MRKPGERRVRWTETPLRVRYAETDQMGVAYYANYLTWFEVGRTEWIRAVVPYREIEARGLLLPVLEARCRYLAPARYDDALVVRTALTRWGPVRLAFAYEIRRADNAQAIAEGETEHAWVDRTFHPINLKKHSPDLYRLLLAAVSDEADPE; via the coding sequence GTGCGAAAGCCGGGGGAGCGTCGCGTGCGGTGGACGGAAACGCCGCTGCGCGTCCGCTATGCCGAAACCGATCAGATGGGCGTGGCCTATTACGCCAACTACCTGACGTGGTTTGAGGTTGGGCGCACGGAATGGATCCGCGCGGTGGTGCCGTACCGCGAAATCGAAGCGCGGGGCCTCCTGCTGCCCGTGCTCGAGGCGCGGTGCCGGTACCTGGCCCCGGCGCGCTACGACGACGCGCTCGTCGTGCGCACGGCCCTGACCCGGTGGGGGCCGGTGCGCCTGGCTTTTGCCTACGAAATTCGGCGCGCGGACAACGCGCAGGCGATTGCCGAAGGGGAGACGGAGCACGCGTGGGTCGATCGAACGTTTCACCCCATCAACCTGAAGAAACACAGCCCCGACCTCTACCGGCTGCTTTTGGCGGCGGTTTCGGACGAAGCAGATCCGGAATGA
- a CDS encoding FxsA family protein, whose product MAAFEGPQAFREREAMALVRLLVLLFVLVPVIELWGLIQVGRWIGAWPTVLLVLATGLIGAYLARAQGWRIWRRAQAKLAHGELPGEEILDGLAVFVGGVLLMTPGFFTDVLGLVFLLPPSRALLKRRVKRWLWRQLARGTQAVWWTRWRW is encoded by the coding sequence GTGGCCGCTTTCGAGGGGCCGCAGGCGTTCCGCGAAAGGGAGGCGATGGCGCTGGTTCGGCTGCTGGTTCTTCTGTTTGTCCTCGTGCCGGTGATCGAGCTGTGGGGCCTCATCCAGGTCGGCCGGTGGATCGGCGCGTGGCCGACGGTGCTCCTCGTTTTGGCCACCGGCCTGATCGGCGCCTACCTGGCGCGCGCGCAGGGGTGGCGCATCTGGCGGCGGGCGCAGGCGAAGCTCGCGCACGGCGAGCTTCCCGGTGAGGAGATTTTGGACGGCCTGGCCGTGTTTGTTGGCGGCGTGTTGCTCATGACGCCGGGATTTTTCACCGATGTGCTCGGGCTCGTCTTCCTGCTGCCTCCGAGCCGGGCGCTCCTCAAGCGACGGGTCAAGCGCTGGCTGTGGCGGCAGCTGGCGCGCGGAACGCAGGCGGTGTGGTGGACGCGCTGGCGGTGGTAG
- a CDS encoding phosphatase PAP2 family protein, whose product MRRWDPSLLLSVGLAAGFLLLSAWVVSGRTAAFDAHAVAFVREAASPVLTAAAKGLHAIGDVGGMILLVVLTLGILYAGLRLRRELVWFVGVQIGSFVTNELLKRTIARSRPIEMPVVDVSGYSYPSGHAMAAVAFCGALAMLLWPRLSTRGRGLLLAGCVLWPFAMGVSRVYLGVHYPTDVVGAYLAGGSWLCFAVWLKRRAVKRAPTVSGRRFSVPR is encoded by the coding sequence ATGCGCCGGTGGGATCCTTCTCTCCTCTTGAGCGTCGGGTTGGCGGCGGGCTTTCTGCTGCTTTCGGCGTGGGTGGTCTCCGGTCGCACGGCGGCGTTCGATGCCCATGCGGTGGCCTTTGTGCGGGAGGCGGCGTCGCCGGTGCTCACCGCCGCGGCGAAAGGCCTGCACGCCATCGGTGACGTTGGCGGGATGATCCTCCTTGTGGTCTTGACCTTGGGTATCCTCTATGCCGGGTTGCGGTTGCGCCGGGAACTGGTGTGGTTTGTCGGGGTGCAGATCGGATCCTTTGTCACGAACGAGCTGCTCAAGCGCACGATCGCGCGTTCGCGCCCGATCGAGATGCCCGTGGTCGACGTAAGCGGATACAGCTATCCAAGTGGACACGCCATGGCGGCCGTCGCGTTTTGCGGCGCGCTGGCCATGCTTCTCTGGCCGCGGCTGTCTACGCGGGGACGGGGCCTTTTGCTGGCCGGTTGCGTGCTCTGGCCTTTCGCCATGGGGGTGAGCCGGGTCTACCTGGGCGTCCACTATCCCACCGACGTGGTGGGCGCCTATCTGGCGGGTGGCTCGTGGCTGTGTTTTGCCGTCTGGTTGAAGCGGCGGGCGGTCAAACGCGCGCCGACCGTTTCAGGCAGGCGGTTCTCCGTTCCCCGGTGA
- the ytvI gene encoding sporulation integral membrane protein YtvI, protein MPPEWIRDAARLYRLLKVTVIVGLLAWGAYTVLPLVYPFLIAFLLAYALNPLVTRLEKQAKLPRWLAVILAMTLLLTVILSVLGIVVSEIIGEIGTLANQIPRYIAVFRHRLTQLLTVDLTQTLYERFSRFYEALDPGSQARIQQHVQDVVERLADSGGKLAVGFLQTLQNLLLSLPNTATVMVIVLLATFFISKDFRRIRRTLVEWIPVPLHDSTRAVVADLRRALVGFVKAQLTPTSVTALLVLIGLLLLRVPYAVTLALLTGLVDLLPYLGTGAVFLPWIAYLLVTSQMPLALGLSALYVIILIVRQILEPKVLATNVGLDPLVTLIALFVGLKLWGFVGLIAGPAAVVVLQALKRAGVFRDLWAYITRV, encoded by the coding sequence GTGCCTCCCGAATGGATCCGCGATGCGGCTCGCCTTTATCGGCTGCTGAAGGTGACGGTGATCGTCGGCCTCCTCGCGTGGGGCGCCTACACCGTTCTGCCTTTGGTATACCCGTTTCTCATCGCGTTCTTGCTGGCCTACGCGCTCAATCCCCTCGTCACCCGACTGGAAAAACAGGCCAAATTGCCGCGCTGGCTGGCCGTCATCCTGGCCATGACGCTGCTCCTCACCGTGATCCTTTCCGTTCTCGGCATCGTGGTGTCGGAGATCATCGGCGAAATCGGCACGCTGGCCAACCAAATCCCCCGGTACATCGCCGTATTTCGCCACCGGCTTACCCAGCTGCTGACGGTCGATCTGACCCAGACGCTGTACGAGCGGTTCAGCCGCTTCTACGAGGCCCTCGATCCGGGGAGCCAGGCGCGCATCCAGCAGCATGTGCAGGACGTTGTGGAACGCCTGGCCGACAGCGGGGGGAAACTGGCCGTTGGCTTCCTGCAAACCCTGCAAAACCTGCTGCTGTCGCTCCCCAACACGGCGACGGTCATGGTCATCGTGCTCTTGGCCACCTTTTTCATCAGCAAAGACTTCCGGCGCATCCGGCGCACCCTCGTGGAGTGGATCCCCGTCCCCTTGCACGACAGCACGCGGGCGGTGGTGGCCGACCTGCGCCGGGCGCTTGTCGGCTTCGTGAAAGCCCAGCTGACGCCGACCTCGGTGACCGCCCTGCTTGTCCTGATCGGGCTGCTTCTGCTCCGCGTGCCCTACGCGGTCACGCTCGCCCTGCTCACCGGCCTGGTGGACCTCTTGCCCTATCTCGGCACCGGCGCGGTCTTCCTGCCGTGGATCGCCTACCTCCTCGTCACGTCGCAGATGCCCCTGGCCCTGGGCTTGTCCGCGCTGTACGTGATCATCCTCATCGTCCGCCAGATTCTCGAGCCCAAGGTGCTGGCCACCAACGTCGGGCTGGATCCCTTGGTGACGCTCATCGCCCTGTTCGTCGGGCTCAAGCTGTGGGGGTTTGTCGGCCTCATTGCGGGGCCCGCCGCCGTCGTCGTTCTTCAGGCCCTCAAACGCGCCGGCGTGTTCCGCGACCTGTGGGCCTACATCACGCGGGTGTGA
- the citZ gene encoding citrate synthase, whose amino-acid sequence MTANTGLEGVVACSSAISSIIDGVLTYRGINIDELAERATFEEVVFLLWNGRLPKRDELETLKRELVENGSIPDEIVTLLKRLPLRTTHPMATLRTAVSALAAFDPEAEDNSEEANRRKALRLVAKVGTLVAAISRLREGKEPLMPQPGLSYAENFLYMLKGEKPEPVAAEAFDKALILHADHELNASTFAARVTVATLADMYAGVTAAIATLKGPLHGGANERVMAMLEEIGDLDRVEAYLDEKLAKKEKIMGFGHRVYKNGDPRAKHLQKMAEKLSALTGNERYYQMSVKLERLMLAKKGLKPNVDFYSATVYHSLGIPRDLFTPIFAVSRMSGWTAHILEQYANNRLIRPRAEYVGPQNVRYVPIDQR is encoded by the coding sequence ATGACGGCGAACACGGGGCTTGAAGGCGTGGTCGCCTGCTCTTCGGCGATCAGCTCCATCATCGACGGGGTGCTGACGTACCGCGGCATCAACATCGATGAGCTGGCGGAGCGGGCCACCTTTGAAGAAGTGGTCTTCCTGCTGTGGAACGGCCGGCTCCCGAAGCGGGACGAGCTGGAGACGCTCAAGCGGGAGCTTGTGGAAAACGGTTCCATTCCGGACGAAATCGTGACGCTGTTGAAAAGGCTTCCGCTTCGCACGACCCATCCGATGGCCACGCTGCGCACGGCGGTGTCGGCGCTGGCGGCCTTTGATCCGGAAGCCGAGGACAACAGCGAGGAAGCCAACCGCCGCAAAGCGCTGCGCCTCGTAGCCAAGGTGGGCACGCTGGTGGCGGCCATCTCGCGCCTGCGGGAGGGCAAGGAGCCCCTCATGCCGCAGCCGGGCCTGTCGTACGCCGAGAACTTCCTCTACATGCTGAAAGGCGAGAAGCCGGAACCCGTGGCGGCCGAAGCCTTTGACAAGGCGCTCATTCTCCACGCCGACCACGAGCTGAACGCCTCCACCTTCGCCGCGCGGGTGACCGTGGCCACCCTGGCCGACATGTACGCGGGGGTGACGGCGGCCATCGCCACGCTGAAGGGGCCGCTGCACGGCGGGGCCAACGAGCGCGTCATGGCCATGCTGGAGGAGATCGGCGACCTGGACCGCGTGGAGGCCTATTTGGACGAGAAGCTGGCCAAGAAGGAAAAGATCATGGGCTTTGGCCACCGCGTGTACAAAAACGGCGACCCGCGGGCCAAGCACCTGCAGAAGATGGCCGAGAAGCTGTCCGCCCTCACCGGCAACGAGCGCTACTACCAGATGTCGGTGAAACTGGAGCGCTTGATGCTCGCGAAAAAGGGCCTGAAACCCAACGTGGACTTCTACTCCGCCACCGTGTACCACAGCCTGGGCATTCCGCGTGACCTCTTTACGCCCATTTTCGCCGTCAGCCGCATGTCGGGATGGACGGCGCACATCCTCGAGCAATACGCCAACAACCGCCTGATCCGTCCGCGGGCGGAGTACGTCGGGCCGCAAAACGTCCGCTACGTGCCCATCGACCAGCGGTGA
- the icd gene encoding NADP-dependent isocitrate dehydrogenase: MFQLYEEPKTGEKITIEGGKLRVPDHPIIPFIEGDGTGPDIWAAAKRVLDAAVEKAYGGKRKIAWFEVYAGEKAYKTFGTWLPEDTLTAIREYLVAIKGPLTTPVGGGIRSLNVALRQELDLYACVRPVRWFPGVPSPVKHPELVDMVIFRENSEDIYAGIEWPAGSEEVRKVIAFLQNEMGVKKIRFPETSGIGIKPVSKEGTQRLVRAAIEYALKHGRKSVTLVHKGNIMKFTEGAFKNWGYEVAEQEFGDKVFTWAQYDRIKAEQGVEAADKAQKEAEAAGKLIVKDVIADAFLQQILLRPAEYDVIATLNLNGDYISDALAAQVGGIGIAPGANINYVTGHAVFEATHGTAPKYAGLDKVNPSSVILSGEMMLRYLGWTEAADLIIKAMERTIANKTVTYDFARLMDGAKEVKCSEFGTLLIENMG, from the coding sequence TTGTTCCAGTTGTACGAGGAGCCGAAAACCGGGGAGAAGATCACCATCGAAGGCGGGAAGCTCCGCGTTCCGGACCACCCCATCATCCCGTTCATCGAGGGGGACGGCACCGGTCCGGACATCTGGGCGGCGGCTAAGCGCGTCCTCGACGCGGCCGTGGAGAAGGCCTACGGCGGCAAACGCAAAATCGCGTGGTTTGAGGTGTACGCCGGCGAGAAGGCGTACAAGACCTTTGGCACGTGGCTCCCCGAGGACACGCTGACGGCGATCCGCGAATACCTGGTCGCGATCAAGGGGCCCCTCACCACGCCGGTCGGCGGGGGGATTCGCTCCCTCAACGTCGCCCTGCGCCAGGAGCTCGACCTGTACGCCTGCGTGCGCCCGGTGCGGTGGTTCCCCGGCGTCCCGTCTCCGGTGAAGCATCCCGAACTGGTCGACATGGTCATCTTCCGTGAGAATTCCGAGGACATCTATGCCGGGATCGAATGGCCCGCGGGGAGCGAAGAGGTGCGGAAAGTCATCGCCTTCCTGCAGAACGAGATGGGCGTCAAGAAGATCCGCTTCCCCGAGACGTCGGGCATCGGCATCAAACCGGTGTCGAAGGAGGGCACCCAGCGCCTGGTGCGCGCGGCCATCGAGTACGCCCTGAAGCACGGCCGCAAGAGCGTTACCCTCGTCCACAAGGGCAACATCATGAAGTTCACCGAGGGGGCCTTCAAGAACTGGGGCTACGAGGTGGCCGAGCAGGAGTTCGGCGACAAGGTGTTCACCTGGGCCCAGTACGACCGCATCAAGGCCGAGCAGGGCGTCGAGGCGGCCGACAAGGCGCAGAAGGAGGCCGAGGCGGCCGGGAAGCTCATCGTCAAGGACGTCATCGCCGACGCCTTCCTGCAGCAGATCCTGCTGCGCCCGGCGGAATACGACGTGATCGCCACGCTCAACCTGAACGGCGACTACATCTCCGACGCGCTGGCGGCCCAGGTGGGCGGCATCGGCATCGCGCCGGGGGCGAACATCAACTACGTCACCGGCCACGCCGTGTTCGAGGCCACCCACGGCACGGCGCCGAAGTACGCCGGATTGGACAAGGTCAACCCGTCGTCGGTCATCCTTTCCGGGGAAATGATGCTCCGCTACCTTGGCTGGACCGAGGCGGCGGATCTCATTATCAAGGCGATGGAGCGGACCATCGCGAACAAGACGGTCACCTACGACTTTGCCCGCCTGATGGACGGGGCCAAAGAAGTGAAGTGCTCCGAGTTTGGCACGCTGCTCATTGAAAACATGGGCTGA